From Roseibium alexandrii DFL-11, the proteins below share one genomic window:
- a CDS encoding aspartate aminotransferase family protein, whose amino-acid sequence MTQLPNSLEARDVAVQLHSYADARKQEETGSLVIDKGEGIYVTDINGKRYIEGMAGLWSVAVGFGEKRLVDAAARQMEKLPYYHTFTYKTHGPSIELAEKLIEMAPVPMSKVYFTNSGSEANDTALKLIWYRSNALGQPERKKVISRVRGYHGVTIASASLTGLPNNHRSFDLPLPQVLHTTSPHYRSQKKDGESEADFAKRCAQDLEDLILAEGPETIAAFFAEPVMGAGGVIVPPDGYWEAVQPVLEKYGILFVADEVICGFGRTGNMFGTETYNLQPDIMTLSKALSSSYQPISALLINDNVYQPIADESHKIGVLGHGYTGSGHPVAAAVALENLKIIEERDLVGNVRTMSPLFQKRLAGLAQNPLVVETRGIGLIGAAELHHEALADTPGALGARTNAVFLEKGLISRNMLDAMAFCPPLIITENQINEMFDIAEDSLQAAALL is encoded by the coding sequence ATGACGCAGCTCCCCAACTCACTTGAAGCCCGCGATGTTGCGGTCCAGCTTCATTCTTATGCAGATGCCCGCAAGCAGGAAGAGACCGGGTCTCTTGTCATCGACAAGGGCGAGGGGATTTACGTCACCGATATCAACGGCAAGCGCTACATTGAGGGCATGGCCGGCCTTTGGAGTGTTGCCGTCGGCTTCGGGGAAAAGCGTTTGGTCGATGCTGCCGCCCGGCAGATGGAAAAGCTGCCCTACTACCACACGTTCACCTACAAAACGCACGGACCGTCGATCGAGCTTGCCGAAAAGCTGATCGAAATGGCGCCGGTGCCGATGTCCAAGGTCTATTTCACGAATTCCGGGTCCGAGGCCAATGACACGGCGCTGAAACTGATCTGGTACCGGTCTAATGCGCTGGGCCAGCCGGAGCGCAAAAAGGTAATATCGCGGGTGCGCGGGTATCATGGCGTGACCATCGCGTCGGCCAGTCTGACTGGCCTTCCGAACAATCACCGCTCCTTCGATTTGCCCCTACCGCAAGTCTTGCACACGACTAGCCCGCATTACCGCAGCCAGAAAAAAGACGGCGAAAGCGAAGCGGATTTTGCCAAGCGTTGTGCCCAGGATCTGGAAGATCTGATCCTCGCCGAGGGCCCGGAGACAATCGCGGCCTTCTTTGCAGAGCCGGTCATGGGCGCGGGCGGTGTCATCGTGCCGCCGGACGGGTACTGGGAGGCGGTTCAGCCTGTTCTTGAGAAATACGGCATTCTGTTTGTCGCCGACGAGGTCATCTGCGGATTTGGTCGGACCGGCAACATGTTCGGGACTGAGACATACAATCTCCAGCCCGACATCATGACCCTGTCGAAGGCATTGTCGTCCTCGTATCAGCCGATCTCAGCGCTTTTGATCAATGACAACGTCTATCAGCCGATTGCAGACGAATCGCACAAGATTGGCGTCCTTGGTCACGGCTATACCGGCAGCGGCCATCCTGTTGCGGCAGCGGTTGCCCTCGAAAACCTGAAGATCATTGAAGAGCGCGATCTCGTTGGAAACGTGCGCACGATGTCGCCACTTTTTCAGAAGCGGCTTGCCGGTTTGGCCCAAAACCCCCTGGTGGTTGAAACCCGGGGGATCGGCCTGATCGGTGCGGCAGAGCTTCACCACGAAGCGTTGGCGGATACACCGGGCGCACTTGGCGCGCGGACAAACGCGGTGTTCCTCGAAAAGGGGCTGATCTCGCGCAACATGCTGGACGCCATGGCGTTCTGCCCGCCGTTGATCATCACCGAAAACCAGATAAACGAGATGTTCGACATCGCGGAGGATAGCCTCCAGGCAGCGGCACTTCTATGA
- a CDS encoding L-serine ammonia-lyase yields the protein MFISVFDIFKIGIGPSSSHTVGPMVAVHRYIDRLRANPTVCRSASRITVTLHGSLAFTGKGHATDKAVCLGLLGATPDTLDPDQVEPMLEQLAVDQRLRIEGLFDLPFHREKDVIFDYGPSLPLHANGMTFHLRGSDGTVLDSFVFYSIGGGFVASEAELRKTTNEPVNELARQEVPFPFSSAKQMLEMGQDHDLSIADMKLQNECADKTKEEVEAGIDKLWSAMDACINRGITQSGILPGGLKVKRRAADIYQKLLKEGRSNPPFEHNVVDWLGVYAMAVNEENAAGGRVVTAPTNGAAGVIPAVTRYYLDHCPDADANGIRTFLLTAAAIGGIIKSNASISGAEVGCQGEVGSASAMAAAGLCAALGGTNEQIENAAEIALEHHLGMTCDPIAGLVQVPCIERNALGAVKAVTAASLALRGDGSHFVPLDGCIETMRQTGMDMMEQYKETSKGGLAVNIVEC from the coding sequence ATGTTCATCAGCGTTTTTGATATTTTCAAGATCGGTATCGGTCCGTCCAGTTCACACACTGTCGGACCGATGGTAGCCGTTCACCGCTACATTGATCGTCTGAGGGCCAACCCGACTGTATGTCGGTCGGCGTCACGGATCACGGTGACGCTGCATGGATCTTTGGCGTTCACCGGAAAGGGACACGCGACCGACAAGGCGGTCTGCCTTGGACTGCTGGGCGCTACTCCGGACACGCTGGATCCGGATCAAGTCGAACCAATGCTTGAGCAACTGGCCGTAGACCAAAGGTTGCGGATCGAAGGCCTCTTTGATCTTCCATTCCATCGAGAAAAGGACGTGATCTTTGACTACGGCCCCTCACTGCCGCTCCATGCAAACGGAATGACATTTCATCTTCGTGGCAGCGACGGCACGGTTCTAGACAGTTTTGTATTTTATTCAATCGGTGGCGGCTTCGTCGCAAGTGAAGCAGAACTGCGCAAGACAACCAACGAACCCGTCAATGAGCTCGCCCGGCAGGAAGTTCCATTCCCATTTTCGTCCGCAAAGCAAATGTTGGAAATGGGCCAAGACCATGATCTGAGCATCGCGGACATGAAGCTGCAGAACGAATGCGCAGACAAAACCAAGGAAGAGGTCGAGGCGGGCATCGACAAACTCTGGTCTGCGATGGACGCCTGCATCAACCGCGGCATCACACAGTCCGGCATCCTTCCAGGCGGCTTGAAGGTGAAGCGGCGGGCTGCTGACATCTATCAAAAGCTTCTCAAAGAAGGCCGCTCAAACCCTCCGTTTGAACACAATGTCGTCGACTGGCTGGGTGTCTATGCCATGGCAGTCAATGAAGAAAACGCCGCTGGAGGGCGGGTTGTCACGGCCCCGACCAATGGCGCTGCTGGCGTTATTCCGGCAGTCACCCGTTACTATCTGGACCATTGTCCTGACGCTGACGCCAATGGCATCCGCACGTTTTTGCTCACAGCGGCTGCGATTGGCGGTATCATCAAATCGAATGCCTCGATCTCTGGTGCGGAAGTCGGGTGCCAGGGCGAAGTCGGCTCAGCGTCCGCCATGGCCGCGGCCGGGCTCTGCGCGGCCCTTGGTGGCACGAACGAGCAAATCGAAAATGCTGCTGAAATTGCGCTGGAACATCATCTTGGAATGACGTGCGATCCAATCGCAGGCCTCGTGCAGGTGCCATGCATCGAACGCAACGCACTCGGCGCTGTAAAAGCCGTAACGGCGGCCTCATTGGCTTTGCGCGGCGACGGCTCGCACTTTGTTCCCCTTGATGGCTGTATCGAGACCATGCGCCAAACCGGCATGGACATGATGGAGCAATACAAGGAAACGTCCAAAGGCGGTCTGGCGGTCAACATCGTGGAATGCTGA
- a CDS encoding anhydro-N-acetylmuramic acid kinase gives MTVWSIVGTISGTSADGIDLAEIKTDGREVSAFGAAETVSYRPETRTRVLEAAAKKGTDREAWPNLARAVTEDHAEAVGAFLGKHALVPDAVVFHGQTVWHDPDAGETVQLGDPQLLADILKLRVIGDVRLADMAAGGQGAPLVPVYHQALARSLVGGGQEPICFLNIGGVSNLTFVDGDTLHAFDIGPGNALLDDWIRRHEAGDYDAGGEISANGKVAEDRLSDALSHPFLSEAGPKSLDRYSFSGGFVEGLSLEDGAATLLAFTVGAISKAETLLPKRVKSWLICGGGRHNPVLLRRLQEELSGDVVSADVYDIDGDALEAQAMAFLGARLLAGLPTTFPETTGANGPVIGGRLYQPGE, from the coding sequence ATGACTGTTTGGTCGATTGTCGGCACGATCAGCGGCACATCGGCCGACGGCATTGATCTGGCTGAGATCAAAACCGACGGACGTGAGGTGAGTGCGTTTGGCGCAGCTGAGACCGTGAGCTACCGGCCGGAAACGCGAACGCGTGTTCTAGAAGCTGCGGCGAAGAAAGGAACGGACCGAGAGGCCTGGCCGAACTTGGCCCGCGCTGTGACCGAAGACCATGCCGAGGCTGTTGGGGCGTTTCTTGGGAAACACGCTTTGGTGCCCGACGCTGTCGTCTTTCATGGCCAGACCGTGTGGCACGATCCGGACGCAGGCGAGACCGTCCAGCTCGGTGACCCGCAACTGTTGGCGGATATCTTGAAGCTTCGGGTGATCGGTGATGTTCGCTTGGCTGATATGGCGGCCGGAGGGCAGGGCGCGCCGCTTGTTCCGGTCTACCATCAGGCGCTCGCGCGATCTCTGGTCGGCGGTGGGCAGGAACCAATCTGCTTTTTGAACATCGGGGGAGTATCCAATCTGACCTTTGTTGACGGTGATACCTTGCATGCTTTCGACATAGGGCCGGGAAATGCGTTGCTGGATGATTGGATCCGGCGGCATGAGGCCGGCGACTATGATGCTGGTGGTGAGATTTCGGCAAACGGAAAAGTGGCGGAAGACCGTCTTTCTGATGCTCTATCCCATCCGTTTTTGTCGGAGGCTGGACCAAAGTCATTGGACCGGTACAGCTTTTCCGGAGGTTTCGTTGAAGGATTGAGCCTTGAAGACGGCGCGGCAACGCTTTTGGCGTTCACGGTCGGCGCCATCTCAAAAGCAGAAACACTTTTGCCAAAACGTGTAAAGTCGTGGCTGATCTGTGGTGGCGGGCGCCATAATCCCGTGTTACTCCGCCGATTACAGGAAGAGCTGTCTGGTGACGTCGTTTCGGCAGATGTCTATGACATCGACGGCGATGCGCTTGAAGCACAGGCGATGGCGTTTTTGGGCGCGCGGCTGCTGGCCGGATTGCCGACAACCTTCCCGGAAACGACCGGAGCCAATGGCCCGGTGATTGGCGGACGGCTCTACCAGCCCGGAGAGTAA
- a CDS encoding GntR family transcriptional regulator, whose translation MNGSEIYHRLIGLIEERTLKPGDRLREADLAESFGVSRTPIREGLKRLEAQGLAVHEPNRGMVIPTLDHNQINEVYFMREVLEGTAAGLAAKHASKPEIEILQDLVDADRKRVTDTDSLVRSNREFHRRLCLASHNRYLVDQIEHLRLSLILMAGTTLDTPERRETAVEEHAAIVTAIADGSSDAAEAAARLHIAHAHKTRLQQI comes from the coding sequence ATGAACGGATCTGAAATCTATCATCGGCTGATCGGCCTTATCGAAGAACGCACGCTCAAGCCGGGAGACCGATTGCGCGAAGCTGATTTGGCCGAGAGTTTTGGTGTGTCTCGCACGCCGATCCGTGAGGGGTTGAAGCGGCTTGAGGCGCAAGGCCTTGCCGTGCACGAACCAAACCGGGGCATGGTGATCCCGACGCTTGATCACAACCAGATCAATGAAGTCTATTTCATGCGGGAGGTTCTTGAGGGAACAGCCGCGGGCCTTGCCGCAAAACATGCCTCGAAACCGGAAATCGAAATCCTTCAGGATTTGGTGGATGCGGACCGCAAACGGGTCACCGATACGGACAGTCTTGTGCGGTCAAACCGGGAGTTTCACCGGCGCCTGTGTCTTGCCTCGCATAACCGGTATCTCGTCGACCAGATCGAGCATTTGCGCCTGTCTCTGATCCTGATGGCGGGAACAACACTCGACACGCCGGAGCGCCGGGAGACGGCCGTGGAAGAGCACGCGGCCATTGTAACCGCCATTGCCGACGGCAGTTCCGACGCTGCCGAAGCGGCTGCCCGGCTCCACATTGCCCACGCCCACAAAACCCGGCTGCAGCAGATCTGA
- a CDS encoding FAD-dependent oxidoreductase yields MKTITEPAREVDVIHETDVLVVGSGPGGLSAALGAARAGVDVTLVERFGCLGGNITAVGVEGFAWYRHEKTVDTEGVGREFESRAREAGASTPEPQSDSDAIDAEGFKLVADNLVEEAGIRPMMHRAFAAPIMDGNEIKGIITESKAGREAILAKRVIDATGDADIAYRAGAETQKTPVEEMQAASVMFSMNGVDKRKFIEAVKADPHTYKDWESGEWTVETTGKEDKMFSPFLKKPFKQALEAGIIPAHLQTISGTWGAVYDSGDLTYLNLVHLPECDGTDPDSMTRNEIEGRRQAMLAVEALKRYQPGCEDAKLRNFGMTIGIRDTRKILAAYDMTGHDVREQGRFDDSVGIFPEFIDGYGILILPTTGRYFQLPYRTMLPNGVKNLLVAGRATGGDKVSHAATRNMMCCTVTGQGAGVAAAISVKQGIDLDAMDISLLQTELKRQGVRLH; encoded by the coding sequence GTGAAGACAATCACGGAACCCGCGCGCGAAGTTGACGTCATTCATGAAACCGATGTTCTGGTGGTGGGCTCAGGCCCTGGCGGACTGTCTGCTGCACTAGGAGCCGCGCGCGCCGGCGTTGATGTGACGCTTGTGGAGCGTTTTGGCTGTTTGGGTGGCAACATCACGGCGGTGGGCGTAGAGGGCTTTGCCTGGTACCGGCACGAAAAGACCGTCGACACAGAAGGCGTGGGCCGGGAATTCGAAAGCCGCGCGCGCGAAGCCGGTGCATCGACCCCGGAACCGCAATCCGACAGCGATGCGATTGATGCCGAGGGTTTCAAGCTGGTCGCCGACAATCTGGTTGAAGAAGCCGGTATCCGGCCAATGATGCATCGTGCCTTTGCGGCCCCGATCATGGACGGCAACGAGATCAAGGGCATCATTACCGAGAGCAAGGCAGGCCGCGAAGCGATCCTTGCCAAGCGCGTGATTGACGCAACGGGCGATGCCGACATTGCCTACCGCGCGGGCGCTGAGACGCAGAAAACACCAGTTGAGGAAATGCAGGCGGCATCTGTCATGTTTTCCATGAACGGTGTCGACAAGCGGAAATTCATCGAGGCCGTCAAGGCCGACCCGCATACCTACAAGGACTGGGAGAGCGGCGAATGGACGGTGGAGACCACCGGCAAGGAGGACAAGATGTTCTCGCCATTTCTGAAAAAGCCGTTCAAGCAGGCCTTGGAAGCGGGTATCATTCCCGCTCATCTGCAAACCATTTCCGGAACCTGGGGTGCCGTCTATGACAGCGGGGATCTGACCTATCTCAACCTGGTGCACTTGCCGGAGTGTGACGGGACCGATCCGGATTCCATGACGCGCAACGAGATCGAGGGGCGCCGTCAGGCCATGCTCGCCGTTGAAGCCTTGAAGCGCTATCAGCCGGGATGTGAAGACGCCAAGCTCCGGAATTTCGGCATGACCATCGGTATCCGGGACACCCGCAAGATCCTTGCCGCTTATGACATGACGGGCCACGATGTGCGTGAGCAGGGCCGATTTGACGACAGTGTCGGCATTTTCCCGGAATTCATTGACGGGTATGGCATTCTGATCCTGCCGACGACCGGGCGCTATTTCCAGCTGCCGTACCGCACCATGCTGCCGAATGGTGTCAAGAACCTGCTCGTTGCCGGACGTGCCACCGGAGGTGACAAGGTAAGCCACGCGGCAACACGGAACATGATGTGCTGCACGGTCACCGGTCAGGGCGCAGGCGTTGCCGCGGCAATCTCCGTGAAACAGGGCATCGATCTGGATGCCATGGATATTTCCCTGTTGCAAACCGAATTGAAGCGTCAGGGCGTCCGGCTTCACTGA
- a CDS encoding bifunctional aspartate transaminase/aspartate 4-decarboxylase, whose translation MAKLDYSGFEELSPFELKDKLIEIATSSAQRMMLNAGRGNPNFLATEPRHAFLRLGDFALEEAERSYSYLDSGFGGLPEHDGQLLRFENFLLRQEKREGIDFLKAAFSYAKDHLGIHRHDLIFELVQGFLGCNYPVPPRMLTCAERIVGDYLGKEMFGAEPRKGPYSIFATEGGTAAMTYIFQTLKANGMVKPGDKVALGTPIFSPYLEIPPLPDYGMPIVDIRMNEDTDWQFSDEELSKLEDPSVKVFCIVNPSNPPSVKLSDECLARVAAAINEKRPDLFVVTDDVYGTFADDFLSLFAKCPRNTLCVYSFSKYFGATGWRLGVIALHDDNVFEKALAELPETTKAEVDKRYSSLTTEPRAIKFIDRLVADSRAVALNHTAGASTPQQVQMTLFALAGLLDRDNRYKNSAKSLIRKRFDTLELNMGVKPKHEVNDVNYYTLINLQHLSGRLYGEEFANWFVDQKKGYDFLFRLAEETSVVLLPGKGFEVVDASARVSLANLTEAEYAKIGAFARQVITEYHAEYEQGQS comes from the coding sequence ATGGCAAAACTCGATTACTCCGGTTTTGAAGAGCTCAGCCCGTTTGAGCTCAAGGACAAACTCATTGAAATCGCGACATCAAGCGCGCAGCGCATGATGTTGAATGCCGGACGCGGCAATCCGAATTTTCTCGCCACGGAACCAAGGCACGCCTTTTTGCGGCTTGGCGATTTCGCCCTGGAAGAGGCTGAACGCTCCTACTCCTATCTCGACAGCGGTTTCGGCGGTCTGCCGGAACATGACGGGCAGCTGTTGAGATTTGAGAACTTCCTGCTCCGGCAAGAAAAGCGAGAGGGTATCGACTTTTTGAAGGCTGCTTTTTCCTACGCAAAGGATCATTTGGGGATCCACCGGCACGATCTGATCTTTGAGCTGGTACAAGGCTTCCTTGGGTGCAATTACCCGGTCCCACCACGCATGCTCACCTGTGCCGAACGGATAGTTGGTGATTACCTCGGCAAGGAAATGTTTGGCGCAGAGCCCCGCAAGGGTCCCTATTCGATCTTCGCGACCGAAGGCGGCACTGCCGCGATGACTTATATTTTCCAGACGCTGAAGGCCAATGGAATGGTCAAACCCGGCGACAAAGTGGCCCTCGGCACGCCGATTTTTTCCCCTTATCTGGAGATCCCGCCTCTGCCGGACTACGGAATGCCCATCGTAGACATCCGGATGAATGAAGATACGGACTGGCAATTTAGCGACGAGGAACTGTCAAAACTCGAAGATCCATCCGTTAAGGTGTTTTGTATCGTCAATCCGAGCAACCCGCCTTCGGTGAAACTATCGGACGAGTGCCTCGCACGCGTTGCTGCAGCCATCAATGAAAAGCGGCCGGACCTTTTTGTGGTGACCGACGATGTGTACGGGACCTTTGCCGACGACTTTTTGTCGCTCTTCGCCAAATGTCCGCGCAACACATTGTGTGTCTACTCTTTCTCCAAGTACTTCGGTGCCACCGGCTGGCGCCTCGGTGTCATAGCGCTTCACGATGACAATGTTTTCGAAAAAGCTCTCGCGGAATTGCCGGAAACAACGAAGGCCGAAGTCGACAAGCGCTATTCGTCTTTGACAACAGAGCCTAGGGCCATCAAGTTCATCGACCGTCTTGTGGCCGACAGCCGGGCGGTTGCCCTCAATCACACCGCCGGAGCGTCCACACCGCAACAGGTTCAAATGACCCTGTTTGCCCTGGCAGGGCTGCTCGACCGTGATAACAGGTACAAGAATTCAGCCAAGAGCCTCATTCGAAAGCGCTTCGACACGCTGGAACTCAACATGGGGGTGAAGCCCAAGCATGAGGTCAACGACGTCAACTACTACACCCTCATCAACCTCCAGCACTTGAGCGGGCGGTTATATGGGGAAGAGTTCGCCAACTGGTTCGTTGACCAGAAGAAGGGTTATGATTTCCTCTTCCGGCTGGCGGAAGAGACCAGCGTCGTGCTGTTGCCGGGCAAGGGATTTGAAGTGGTTGATGCCTCTGCCCGCGTATCCCTCGCCAATCTGACCGAAGCCGAGTACGCCAAGATTGGTGCGTTTGCCCGCCAAGTGATCACCGAATATCACGCCGAATACGAACAGGGACAATCCTGA
- the aspT gene encoding aspartate-alanine antiporter translates to MELLQWLAGQSPLIYLFVAVSLGYLVGKLKVGNFVLGGIAGTLIVGVVLGQIGVQIDSSIKSIFFALFIYAVGYQGGPQFFRALSLKSLNQLLSAATMCILGLLTVLAFAYGFGLDRGTAAGLAAGGLTQSAIIGTAGETVQKLNVSADLKALMETNIAVGYAVCYIFGSIGPIIMVTWFFPTIMRWDIRKEAIKLAEQMSGGTKTLEPGEFNAADRIDTRFYQLEAGGSHLGQSASAFDATYDEVTVEAVLRSGQELNLAQDPALETGDVLAITGLVSVLDAPPQDWGPETAPPNGYSLVLENRHLVLTNPDYAGSKLQGIHDHTQSAALRDVFITGVKRAGRSLPLLPDLELHKGDELQLTGSGRDLDAVQKSIGYPISAGAITDFVFFGLGMTLGLLLGLIEFRIAGIPVSIGSGGGCLLSGLLFGWLRSTHPRYAALPTGAVNFLRDFGLAVFVAVVGISAGPQVLTTLQEQGLNLFLFGIGVTLIPQVIGFFFSYYVLRIQNPIEALACLVGGRSANPGFAALLGKAENATPVVSFTVTYAVANVLLTLWGPLIIGLVSTNPTP, encoded by the coding sequence ATGGAATTGCTTCAATGGTTGGCGGGGCAGTCCCCGCTTATCTACCTTTTCGTTGCCGTTTCGCTTGGGTATCTCGTAGGCAAGCTCAAGGTAGGCAACTTTGTGCTTGGCGGCATTGCCGGGACCCTGATCGTTGGCGTCGTTCTGGGCCAAATCGGCGTTCAAATCGACAGCAGCATCAAGAGCATTTTCTTCGCACTCTTCATTTACGCGGTCGGTTATCAAGGCGGCCCGCAATTTTTCCGGGCCTTGTCCCTCAAATCTCTCAACCAGCTTTTGTCCGCGGCCACCATGTGCATTTTGGGCCTTCTAACTGTGCTGGCCTTTGCATATGGATTTGGGCTCGATCGGGGTACAGCAGCAGGATTGGCTGCCGGCGGGCTCACTCAATCGGCCATTATTGGAACCGCAGGCGAGACGGTTCAAAAACTGAACGTCTCGGCAGACCTGAAAGCGTTGATGGAAACCAACATCGCCGTTGGTTATGCGGTTTGCTACATCTTCGGGTCAATTGGCCCCATCATCATGGTTACATGGTTTTTTCCAACCATCATGCGCTGGGACATCCGCAAGGAAGCAATCAAACTCGCTGAACAAATGTCCGGGGGAACCAAGACATTGGAACCAGGTGAGTTCAATGCCGCAGACCGGATCGATACTCGGTTCTATCAGCTGGAGGCGGGAGGCTCGCACTTAGGACAATCGGCATCTGCTTTCGATGCCACGTATGATGAGGTCACCGTTGAAGCCGTATTGCGCAGCGGGCAGGAGCTGAACCTCGCGCAAGACCCAGCACTGGAAACCGGCGACGTCCTTGCCATAACCGGTCTCGTCTCAGTTCTTGACGCACCACCACAAGACTGGGGCCCAGAAACCGCCCCGCCCAACGGATATTCGCTTGTTCTCGAAAACCGCCATTTGGTCCTGACCAATCCAGACTATGCTGGTAGCAAGCTGCAAGGCATTCATGATCATACACAGTCAGCAGCACTCCGGGATGTTTTCATCACAGGGGTAAAGCGCGCTGGCCGAAGTTTGCCACTCCTGCCAGACCTGGAACTCCATAAAGGCGACGAGTTGCAACTGACTGGAAGCGGGCGGGATCTCGACGCCGTCCAAAAGTCGATTGGCTATCCTATCAGTGCGGGCGCGATCACCGATTTTGTATTTTTCGGCCTCGGGATGACGCTGGGTCTGCTTTTGGGCCTGATCGAGTTCCGGATTGCCGGCATTCCGGTTTCGATCGGCAGCGGCGGTGGTTGTTTGTTATCCGGATTGCTGTTCGGATGGCTGCGCAGCACACATCCGCGCTATGCGGCTCTGCCAACCGGCGCCGTCAATTTTCTTCGGGACTTTGGGCTGGCCGTCTTTGTCGCAGTTGTCGGGATCAGTGCCGGACCTCAAGTTCTCACTACTTTGCAGGAACAGGGGTTAAACCTCTTCCTCTTCGGGATCGGCGTAACGCTAATCCCTCAAGTCATCGGCTTTTTCTTTTCCTATTACGTGCTGCGCATTCAAAACCCAATCGAGGCATTGGCCTGCCTCGTCGGTGGACGCAGCGCAAATCCCGGTTTTGCTGCGCTGCTCGGCAAAGCAGAGAACGCAACCCCTGTCGTCAGTTTCACTGTGACCTACGCCGTTGCAAACGTACTCCTTACCCTCTGGGGTCCGCTGATCATCGGCCTGGTCTCAACCAATCCAACCCCATAA
- the kynU gene encoding kynureninase — MQFRHPSDKDDVLRTKKDAFKIPEGVIYLDGNSLGVLPKNVPARLAEVVEQEWGMSLIKSWNEHSWFDLPLRVGNRIGRLIGAPEGSVVACDSTSVNVFKVLAAALSLRADRKVILSDNGNFPTDLYVASGLAELLDKGHELRVVAPEEVEAAITEDVAVVMLTQVDYRTGRLHDMAALTEKAHQAGALAIWDLAHSAGAIPVDLKGAKADFAIGCGYKYLNGGPGAPAFLYVAEVHQDNVTSPVTGWMGHEAPFAFDLDYRAVHGVNRMTVGTPAILSLSSLYAALDVFEDVDMADIRKKSISLSELFIKKVEEKCPQLTLASPRDPETRGSQVSFRFEEGYAAMQALIARGVIGDFRAPDVMRFGFTPLYLSHQDVVDAVAILADILETGSWDRPEYKSRAKVT; from the coding sequence ATGCAATTCCGACACCCTTCTGACAAAGATGACGTCCTTCGCACGAAGAAGGATGCATTCAAGATACCGGAAGGTGTGATCTACCTGGATGGAAATTCACTGGGTGTCCTGCCGAAAAACGTCCCGGCCCGGCTTGCTGAAGTTGTCGAGCAGGAATGGGGAATGAGCCTTATTAAGTCCTGGAACGAACATAGCTGGTTCGATCTGCCGCTTCGGGTCGGAAATCGAATCGGCCGGCTGATCGGCGCGCCTGAAGGCTCAGTCGTCGCGTGCGACAGCACATCGGTGAATGTGTTCAAGGTTCTTGCAGCGGCTCTCTCTCTCCGGGCGGACCGGAAGGTGATCCTGTCCGACAATGGAAACTTTCCAACGGATCTTTATGTGGCATCCGGCTTGGCTGAGTTGCTCGACAAAGGTCACGAATTGAGGGTTGTCGCGCCCGAAGAGGTTGAAGCGGCAATTACCGAAGATGTTGCGGTTGTTATGCTGACACAGGTCGACTACCGGACGGGACGTCTGCACGACATGGCAGCCTTGACCGAAAAGGCTCACCAAGCGGGTGCGCTCGCGATTTGGGATCTGGCGCATTCAGCAGGTGCGATCCCGGTCGATCTCAAAGGCGCAAAGGCCGACTTCGCTATTGGGTGCGGGTACAAATACCTGAATGGAGGACCTGGAGCGCCAGCATTTCTATATGTGGCTGAAGTTCATCAGGACAATGTAACGTCCCCGGTCACGGGTTGGATGGGGCACGAGGCGCCGTTTGCTTTCGATCTCGATTATCGCGCTGTCCATGGTGTCAACCGCATGACGGTTGGAACGCCGGCGATCCTGTCGCTGTCCAGCCTGTATGCCGCTTTGGACGTCTTTGAAGATGTCGATATGGCCGATATCCGGAAGAAGTCCATTTCCTTGAGCGAGTTGTTTATTAAAAAGGTAGAGGAGAAATGCCCGCAATTGACGCTGGCGAGCCCGCGCGATCCGGAGACCCGCGGCAGTCAGGTCTCGTTCCGGTTTGAAGAGGGGTATGCTGCCATGCAGGCGTTGATTGCGCGTGGCGTGATTGGTGATTTCCGGGCACCGGATGTGATGCGTTTCGGCTTCACTCCGCTCTACCTGTCTCATCAGGACGTGGTCGACGCCGTTGCGATCCTCGCGGACATTCTTGAGACGGGGAGTTGGGATCGCCCGGAATATAAGAGCCGGGCAAAAGTCACTTAG